GTTCAGTACATGGGCCATATAAAGGTGAACCAAAATTAGGTTTCAAAGAAATGGAAGAAATTGGTACTTCTACTGGTTTACCATTAGTATTACACGGTGGTACTGGTATCCCAACAAAAGATATCCAAAGAGCAATTCCTTATGGTACTGCTAAAATAAACGTAAATACTGAAAACCAAATTGCTTCTGCACAAGCTGTTCGTGATGTATTAAATGCAGACAAAGAAGTTTATGACCCTCGTAAATATTTAGGGCCAGCACGTGAAGCAATTAAAGAAACAGTAAAAGGTAAAATTAGAGAGTTTGGAACTTCTAATCAAGCTAAATAATTAAAGATATTAACAGCTATTATATATAAGTATAATAGCTGTTTTTTATGTTATAATTAACGCATTAAATATTGAAATGTGAGTTTAGAATTCTCAAAAAATAAATCTTTTTAAGAATTTTATAAAATAATGATTTAAGTTGCTTTACAATGGGAATTGTAATATTGAGTCAAATTAACAGAGATAGAATTTAAATTTGCTTATGATTTGGAAAGATGATTTTTGCATTGAACATCGATTTATTTTATAATTCTCGTATTGTGTAAAATTAGATTTCGAGTGATTGAAAAAAGGAGAACGTGCGTATGGCTCAAGAAGTTATTAAAATTAGAGGTGGACAAACACTTAAAGGTACTGTAAATAATCATGGCGCTAAAAATAGTGCGGTTGCAATTATACCTGCATCAATTTTAGCTGAAGACAAAGTGACGATAAATGGTTTGCCTGAAATATCAGATGTAGAAACACTTGTAAGTTTGTTAGGCGATTTAAACATTAAAACTGAACTTGATGGATCAACATTAAATGTAGACCCAACTGAAATTGAAAATGCACCATTACCTAATAATAAAGTAGAATCATTAAGAGCTTCTTATTATATGATGGGCGCAATGTTAGGTAGATTTAATAAATGTGTTATTGGTTTACCTGGTGGTTGTCCTTTAGGGCCTAGACCTATTGACCAACATATTAAAGGATTCAAAGCGTTAGGTGCAGAAATAGATGAATCTAGTGAAACTTCTATGCAATTAGTAGCGGATAAACTTGTTGGCGCAAATATTTTCTTAGATATGGTAAGTGTAGGCGCTACAATTAATATCATGTTAGCTGCCGTTCGTGCAGAAGGACAAACGGTTATAGAAAATGCGGCTAAAGAACCTGAAGTAGTCGATGTGGCATCATTTTTAACTTCTCTTGGAGCGAATATTAAAGGTGCTGGTACAAGTACAATTAAAATAATGGGTGTACCACATTTACATGGCTCCAATCATCAAGTAATACCAGATAGAATTGAAGCGGGTACATATATGTGTATTGCAGCTGCTTGTGGGGAAGATATTGAAATTAATAATATTATACCAACTCATTTAGAACCACTAGCAGTAAAAATGAAAGAATTAGGCGTCGATTTAACGATGGAAGACGACAGCGTTAAAATTAAACGTAAGCCTACATACAATAGTGTAGATATTAAAACACTTGTTTATCCTGGTTTTGCTACTGATTTACAACAGCCTATCACACCATTATTATTTTTAACTGATGGCGTGTCGTTTGTAACAGAAACAATTTATCCAGCACGATTTAAACATGTAGAAGAATTACAAAAGATGAATGCAGATATTCACGTTGACAATGGTACAGCGACTGTAAAACCATCTACTTTAAAAGGTGCAGAAGTCTATGCTAGTGATTTAAGAGCGGGCGCTTGTCTAATCGTAGCGGGTCTTTTAGCAGAAGGTGTTACTACAATTTATAACGTTAAACATATCTATAGAGGATATACAAATATTGTTAAAACATTATCAGCATTAGGCGCAGATATTTGGACTGAAGAAATATAAAAAATGTGGTATAATAATTATATCAAGAATTAGGAACTAACGATTGGTGAATTTAGCGATGCTGAATAGAGGTGAATATAATGGAGGTTTGTCCTTATCTTGAAGAAACTTTCAAAATCGTCGGTAGAAGTTGGAATGGACTTATCATTAATTATTTATCTAGATGTTCAAGCCGATCAGCACACTTTTCTGATATGAAGAAAGATCTTAAAACAATTACGCCACGTGCTTTAAGTATAAAGTTGACCGATTTAAGTGATTGGGGACTTGTAGAAAAGAAAATTGTATCGACAAGTCCGGTAAATATTGTATATGAGTTAACTGATAAAGGTTATGCACTAGCGCAAGCATTAGTACCAATAGAAAAGTGGGCACAAGATTATATTGAACTGGAAGAGATGCAATAATATATAACGTTTATTATAGCTGTTATTATGGGAATATACCGTAGGAATCGTGAAGATTCTTACGGTATTTTTTAGTTATTTGTTTTTTTAAATGATAGTTGCATATATCCTGTGAGCATTTTTATTTCATAATCAAATAATCTTGTTAGAATGTAACTACAGTAAAAATTTAAGGAGTGAATATATAATGAGAAACTTCACTAAGCAATATATTAACGGTGAATGGATAGACAGCACGAGCGGTGAAACAATTGAAGTTGTTAACCCTGCAACTGAAGAAGTTATCGGTTCAATTGCAAAAGGTAATAAAGAAGATGTTGATAAAGCAGTAGAAGCTGCTGAAAATGTATATATTGACTTCAGACATAGTTCTGTTAAAGAAAGACGCGATCTTTTAGATAAAATAGTACAAGAATATAAAAATAGAAAAGATGACATTGTAGAAGCAATTAGAGACGAATTAGGTTCTCCGGTTACTAATGCAGAAAAAGTACATTACCAAATGGGACTAGATCATTTTGAAGCTGCACGTGACGCACTAGATGATTTTGAATTTGAAGAACGTCGTGGCAATGATTTAGTAGTTAAAGAAGCTATTGGTGTAGCAGGATTAATTACACCATGGAACTTCCCAACTAACCAAACTTCATTAAAATTAGCTGCTGCATTTGCTGCAGGTAGTCCAGTTGTATTAAAACCATCTGAAGAAACACCATTTGCTGCAATTATCTTAGCTGAAATTTTTGATAAAGTAGGCGTACCTAAAGGTGTATTCAACCTTGTAAATGGTGACGGTGAAGGCGTTGGTAACCCAATCAGTGAACACCCAAGCATTAGAATCGTATCATTTACTGGTTCTGGCGGTACTGGTTCTAAAATTATGGAAAAAGCTGCTAAAGACTTCAAAAAAGTATCACTTGAATTAGGTGGTAAATCACCATATATTATTTTAGAAGATGCAGATATCGAAGATGCGGCTGCAGCTGCAGTTAAAAAAGTAATTGGTAACACTGGTCAAGTTTGTACTGCTGGTACAAGAACATTAGTTCCAGAAAGTATTAAAGCTGATTTCTTAACTGCTGTTAAAGAAAAAATGAGCCAAATTAAAGTAGGCGACCCTACAGATGCATCAACTGAAATGGGTCCAATTATTAGTAAAAAACAATTCGACCAAGTTCAAGCATATATTGATAAAGGTATCAACGAAGGTGCAGAACTATTTTATGGTGGTCCAGGTAAGCCAGAAGGCTTAGAAAAAGGTTACTTTGCTAGACCAACTATATTTAATAATGTTGATAATAAAATGACAATTGCTCAAGAAGAAATTTTTGGACCAGTAATGTCTATCATTAGTTACAACAATTTAGACGAAGCTATTAAAATTGCTAATGATACTAAATACGGACTTGCAAGCTATGTATTTGGTAAAGATAAAGAACAATTGGAAAAAGTTGCACGTTCAATGGAAGCTGGAACAGTTGAAATTAACGAAGCAGGTCGTAAACCAGACTTACCATTCGGTGGTTATAAACAATCAGGTATTGGCCGCGAATGGGGCGACTATGGTATTGAAGAATTCCTAGAAGTTAAATCTATTGCAGGATTTTACAATTAATAATTAGTTCAAGATATTGGGTGGGTAACCACCCAATATTTTTTTATTTTTTCAATAACTGAAAATCATTTTGTATTTAAATAGAAAATTTGCTATAGTGATTAGATGAATAGTGAACTATTAGGCTATTTAAATAAACTTTTTTATGAAATGGGTGCAAGATAATGCCTGACAAAGTACGTACATCACCTCAGTACGAGTCATTCCACGAATTATATAAAAATTACACTACTAAAGAGCTCACTCAAAAAGCAAAATCCTTAAAATTAACAAATTATAGTAAATTGAATAAAAAAGAACTTGTGTTAGCCATTATGGAAGCGCAAATGGAGAAAGACGGCAATTACTATATGGAAGGGATACTAGATGACATCCAACAAGATGGCTATGGTTTCCTTAGAACTGTTAATTATTCAAAAGGTGAAAAAGATATTTATATATCCGCTAGCCAAATAAGACGATTTGAAATTAAACGCGGAGATAAAGTAACAGGCAAAGTAAGAAAGCCTAAAGATAATGAAAAATATTATGGCTTGTTACAAGTTGACTTTGTGAATGATGAAAATGCAGAAGAAGTTAAAAAGCGACCTCATTTCCAAGCACTCACACCACTTTATCCAGAAGAACGCATTGTGTTAGAAACTGAGAAAAATAAATATTCAACAAGAATAATGGATTTAATTACGCCGATTGGTTTAGGGCAACGTGGACTGATTGTAGCACCACCTAAAGCAGGTAAAACTTCATTGCTTAAAGAGATTGCAAACGCGATTGCTGTTAATAAACCAGATGCAGAATTATTTATTTTACTTGTCGGTGAAAGACCGGAAGAGGTAACTGACATAGAACGTTCTGTTGAATCTGCTGAAGTCGTACATTCGACATTTGATGAACCACCACAACACCATGTTAAAGTTGCGGAGTTATTGTTAGAAAGAGCAAAAAGACTCGTCGAAATTGGAAAAGATGTTATTATTTTAATGGATTCAATTACAAGATTAGCCCGTGCCTATAACTTGGTAATTCCTCCAAGTGGCAGAACTTTATCAGGCGGTCTAGATCCTGCTTCATTACACAAGCCAAAGGCCTTCTTTGGTGCAGCACGTAATATTGAAGCTGGTGGCAGTTTGACTATATTAGCTACTACACTTGTAGATACGGGTTCACGTATGGATGATATGATTTACGAAGAATTTAAAGGTACAGGTAATATGGAACTGCATTTAGATCGCAAATTAGCTGAACGTCGTGTTTTCCCTGCTATAGATATCGGACGAAGCTCTACAAGAAAAGAAGAATTATTAATTTCACCAAAAGAATTGGAATCTTTATGGCAATTGCGTAATATGTTTAGCGATTCATTAGACTTTACAGAAAGATTTATACGTAAATTGAAACGAACTAATAACAATCACGAGTTTTTCTTACAGTTACAAAAATCAGCAGAAGAAAGTACTAAAACTGGAAAACCAATCATTTAATTTATTGACTTAAATACAAAGTCACGTTTAAAACGAAACTTTATAAAGAGGGTTGCGTTTTATATGTATAACAATTATAATGACTTAGTATTGGGTAAAAAACTCACAAACAACTCTGTTCCAGATGGTTCAGGGCAAAGGAGCTGAAAACAATGAAACAAAATACTCATCCTGAGTACCACAAAGTTATCTTTTTAGACACTACTACAGATTTTAAATTCTTAAGTGGTTCTACTAAAACATCTTCAGAAACTATGGAATGGGAAGACGGCAATGAATACCCAGTTATTCGTTTAGATATTTCTTCTGATTCTCATCCATTCTACACAGGACGTCAAAAATTCGCTGCTGCGGATGGTCGTGTTGAACGTTTCAACAAGAAATTCGGTTACAAATCAAGCAACCAATAATTGTTGTCATAAAGCATTCTCATATTTATATGAGAGTGCTTTTTTTGTTAGTATAACGATAGATTAACTTTCGTAGGTTACATATCTAAATATTTGAAGTTTTATTTTTAACAATTAATAAAAAACAACTGTATAAGTACAGATTTCTGTAATGTAAATATGCTATAATAAATCGATTATGTTTTGAAAAGGATGGACTCATTATGTATGAAACTTATCATTCTGGTTGGATAGAATGTATCACTGGCAGTATGTTTAGTGGTAAATCAGAGGAATTAATACGACGTTTACGTAGAGGTTTATATGCTAAACAAAAGGTAGTAGTATTTAAACCAGCTATAGATGACCGATATCATAAAGATAAAATAGTCTCTCATAATGGGAATGCAATAGAAGCATTTAATATTTCAACAGCTTCTGAGATATTAAGACATGATTTAACAGACGTAGGTATCATTGGTATTGATGAGGTACAATTTTTTGAAGACGAAGTAGTAAAAATTGCTGAACATTTAGCTTCTCAAGGCCATAGAGTTATAACTGCTGGTTTAGATATGGATTTTAGAGGCAGACCTTTTAGACCAATACCAGAATTACTATCTGTTAGCGAAATCGTTACTAAATTGCAAGCTGTATGTGCAGTTTGTGGCGCATCATCAAGCCGTACACAACGACTTATTGACGGTAAACCAGCTAAAATTGATGATCCGATTATTTTGGTAGGCGCAAATGAAAGCTATGAACCAAGATGTAGAGCACATCATGTAGTAGCGCCAAGTGATAATGACAAGGAGGAACTATAAGTGTTTGATCAATTAGATATAGTAGAAGAACGATACGAACAATTAAATGAATTATTAAGTGACCCTGATGTTGTAAATGATTCATCAAAATTACGTGCTTATTCGAAAGAACAAGCAGATTTACAAAAAACTGTGGAAGTTTATCGTGATTACAAACAAGTTAATGAAGATATTGGCGAAATTGAAACAATGTTGAATGATACAAAAGATAAAGATGAAATTGAAATGTTAAAAGAAGAGTTACAAAGCTCGAAAGAAAGAATTCCTCAATTAGAAGAAGAATTGAAATTCTTACTTATACCTAAAGATCCTAACGACGATAAGAACGTTATTTTAGAAATTAGAGCTGCTGCTGGTGGGGATGAAGCTGCGATTTTCGCAGGTGACTTATTTAGAATGTACTCTAGATACAGTGAAACACTTGGCTACAAAACAGATGTCGTAGAAATGAATGATAGCGACCATGGTGGTTATAAAGAAATCAGTGTAATGATTCAAGGTCAAGGTGCTTATTCAAAATTAAAATACGAAAATGGTGCCCACCGTGTACAACGTGTACCAGAAACTGAATCAGGTGGACGTATTCATACGTCAACAGCAACTGTTGCTGTTTTACCAGAGGCTGAAGACGTAGAAGTTGAAATACGTAATGAAGATATTAAAATTGATACTTATCGTTCAAGTGGTGCAGGTGGTCAGCACGTCAATACGACTGACTCAGCTGTGCGTATTACACATTTACCAACAGGTACAGTCGTAACATCACAAGATGAAAAGTCTCAAATTAAAAACCGTGAAAAAGCGATGAAAGTATTAAAAGCGCGTGTATACGACATGAAAGTACAAGAAGAAGAAGCTAAATATGCTTCAGAACGTAAATCTGCAGTAGGTACTGGTGACCGTTCAGAACGAATTAGAACTTATAACTATCCTCAAAACAGAGTGACAGACCATCGAATAGGTTTAACTATCCAAAAACTAGATCAAGTTATGGAAGGTAAGTTGGATGAAATCATAGATGCGTTAACGATGTCTGAACAAACCGAAAAATTGAAAGAACTAAACAATGGTGAAATTTAAAGATTTTATTAACGATGCAAAGGCGAAATGTGCTACTAAAGATTTAGACACTTCGAGCGTCGATTGGTTAATTATGGATTTGTTTGACTGGAATCGTACAGATATGATTATGAAGCAAAATAAAATTCCAACTGAGATGGAACAAAATAAATTGGATGATGCTTTTGAACGTTTATATCAAGGTGAACCAGTACAATATATTGTTGGTTTTCAAAGTTTTTATGGTGAAGTGTTCGATGTGAATCAACATTGCTTAATACCTAGACCTGAAACTGAAGAGGTTATGCTACATTTCTTGGATGAACTTCCTGATAATAGTAAAGTAGTGGATATAGGTACTGGTAGTGGCAATATACCGGTAATGTTAAAAAAGTTGAATAAATCATTAGAAGTTTTTGCTACAGATATTAGTCTAGAAGCTTTAAAAGTAGCTAAAAGCAATGCTCAAAAGCATGAGGTTGATATTAACTTTCTACATGGCGATTGTCTTACACCCCTTATAGAACAACAAATAACAGTTGATGGCTTGATCTCCAATCCGCCATATATAGATAGAAAAGATATAGACATTATGACTAATTCGGTTGTTAATTTTGAACCTGATAGTGCACTTTTTGCTGATGACAATGGCTTGGCAATTTACAAATCGATTTTAGAAGATCTACCTCATGTATTGAATGATAATGCTAAAGTCGTGTTTGAAATTGGTTTTAATCAAGCTGAAATATTAAAAACTATAATTGAATCATTGTATTCACATATAGACGTAAAAATTATTCAAGATATAAATAACAATGACAGAATCATTTCATTTAATTGGTAAGAGTTATGTGTCTGCGTATTTTGCGTAGATGCATAACTTTTTGTTTTATTTTAAAATAACTATGAAAGGTTGTGACGATAGTGGATACAAAAACATGGGACTTTAGAAATATTAATGCACTTTTATCTGCTAATGATGATGTACAAGAAATAAAACGTATTTACCAACAGGGTGGTTTAATTGCATTACCTACAGAAACAGTTTATGGATTAGGAGGCAATGCTAAGGATGATGACGCTGTTAAAGCTATTTATGAAGCGAAGGGCAGACCTTCAGATAACCCATTAATCGTACATATCCATAGTATGGATCAGTTAGCTGATTTTACTCAGAATATTTCTGTTGAGACTATAACGTTAATGCAACATTTTTGGCCTGGTCCAATCTCCTTTATTGTTCCGCTGAAGTCAGGCTACTTATGTGATAGGGTGTCCGGTGGATTGTCATCTATAGCAGTAAGAATGCCTAGTCATAAAGTAGGGCGCTATATTTTACAACAAGTTGATTTACCTATTGCTGCTCCGAGTGCTAATTTAAGCGGTAGACCTTCGCCTACATTGTTTGAACACGTATATCAAGATTTAAATGGACGTGTTGATGGCATAATTAATGGAGACCAGAGTGAAGAGGGATTAGAAAGTACTGTATTAGATTGCACTGTTTATCCGTTTAGAATAGCTAGACCAGGTGCTATAACGAAACAAATGATTGAAGAAGTTATTCCTCATAGTGTCGAGGCATTTACAGACTTTAATAACGAAAAACCTATAGCACCAGGCATGAAATATAAACATTATGCTCCAGATACACCATTAACCATTATTCGTAACTTTAATAAAATGCCAACAACTGTACAGGAATGGCAAAATATAGCCTTTATTGTACCAGATAATAAAAAGCATTTAGTTCCTCATAATGCGCAATTTATATCACTGTGTACGGATACTAAGGATTTAAAAGGTGCCAACCATAACCTATATACTATTTTGCATCGATTAGATAACGATACAAACATTAAACATGCTTATATCTATGGCTTTAAGGACACTGAGCAATCGAATGCTTATATGAATCGCTTAATGAAAGCAGCTAGTCAACAAATAATTGAGGGTGATGATTTATGAGGATTATATTCGTTTGTACGGGAAATACCTGTCGCAGTCCTTTAGCAGAAAGTATTGCTAAAAATGAATTAGATGAATGTGTTATTGAATCCAGAGGGCTCTTTGCCATGGACGGTAGTCCCATTTCTAAAAATAGCCAAGAGATTATAGCGGAAAAAAGCTTGCCAGAAAGTAGTACTGCCAAATCATTTTCGACTGATGATTTAGCGGCAGACTACATTTTTACAATGACAGAAACGCATAAACATTCATTATTTAATCAATATGGTAAACAAAAAAATATTTATACGATAAAAGAATTTATTGGTGAAAAAGGCGATATTTCTGACCCTTTTGGTGGGAATAAAAGCGATTATGAAGCAATTTTTGAAGAGTTATCGTCT
The Staphylococcus kloosii genome window above contains:
- a CDS encoding UDP-N-acetylglucosamine 1-carboxyvinyltransferase, which codes for MAQEVIKIRGGQTLKGTVNNHGAKNSAVAIIPASILAEDKVTINGLPEISDVETLVSLLGDLNIKTELDGSTLNVDPTEIENAPLPNNKVESLRASYYMMGAMLGRFNKCVIGLPGGCPLGPRPIDQHIKGFKALGAEIDESSETSMQLVADKLVGANIFLDMVSVGATINIMLAAVRAEGQTVIENAAKEPEVVDVASFLTSLGANIKGAGTSTIKIMGVPHLHGSNHQVIPDRIEAGTYMCIAAACGEDIEINNIIPTHLEPLAVKMKELGVDLTMEDDSVKIKRKPTYNSVDIKTLVYPGFATDLQQPITPLLFLTDGVSFVTETIYPARFKHVEELQKMNADIHVDNGTATVKPSTLKGAEVYASDLRAGACLIVAGLLAEGVTTIYNVKHIYRGYTNIVKTLSALGADIWTEEI
- a CDS encoding winged helix-turn-helix transcriptional regulator; translation: MEVCPYLEETFKIVGRSWNGLIINYLSRCSSRSAHFSDMKKDLKTITPRALSIKLTDLSDWGLVEKKIVSTSPVNIVYELTDKGYALAQALVPIEKWAQDYIELEEMQ
- a CDS encoding aldehyde dehydrogenase family protein, translated to MRNFTKQYINGEWIDSTSGETIEVVNPATEEVIGSIAKGNKEDVDKAVEAAENVYIDFRHSSVKERRDLLDKIVQEYKNRKDDIVEAIRDELGSPVTNAEKVHYQMGLDHFEAARDALDDFEFEERRGNDLVVKEAIGVAGLITPWNFPTNQTSLKLAAAFAAGSPVVLKPSEETPFAAIILAEIFDKVGVPKGVFNLVNGDGEGVGNPISEHPSIRIVSFTGSGGTGSKIMEKAAKDFKKVSLELGGKSPYIILEDADIEDAAAAAVKKVIGNTGQVCTAGTRTLVPESIKADFLTAVKEKMSQIKVGDPTDASTEMGPIISKKQFDQVQAYIDKGINEGAELFYGGPGKPEGLEKGYFARPTIFNNVDNKMTIAQEEIFGPVMSIISYNNLDEAIKIANDTKYGLASYVFGKDKEQLEKVARSMEAGTVEINEAGRKPDLPFGGYKQSGIGREWGDYGIEEFLEVKSIAGFYN
- the rho gene encoding transcription termination factor Rho — encoded protein: MPDKVRTSPQYESFHELYKNYTTKELTQKAKSLKLTNYSKLNKKELVLAIMEAQMEKDGNYYMEGILDDIQQDGYGFLRTVNYSKGEKDIYISASQIRRFEIKRGDKVTGKVRKPKDNEKYYGLLQVDFVNDENAEEVKKRPHFQALTPLYPEERIVLETEKNKYSTRIMDLITPIGLGQRGLIVAPPKAGKTSLLKEIANAIAVNKPDAELFILLVGERPEEVTDIERSVESAEVVHSTFDEPPQHHVKVAELLLERAKRLVEIGKDVIILMDSITRLARAYNLVIPPSGRTLSGGLDPASLHKPKAFFGAARNIEAGGSLTILATTLVDTGSRMDDMIYEEFKGTGNMELHLDRKLAERRVFPAIDIGRSSTRKEELLISPKELESLWQLRNMFSDSLDFTERFIRKLKRTNNNHEFFLQLQKSAEESTKTGKPII
- a CDS encoding type B 50S ribosomal protein L31 → MKQNTHPEYHKVIFLDTTTDFKFLSGSTKTSSETMEWEDGNEYPVIRLDISSDSHPFYTGRQKFAAADGRVERFNKKFGYKSSNQ
- a CDS encoding thymidine kinase, with the protein product MYETYHSGWIECITGSMFSGKSEELIRRLRRGLYAKQKVVVFKPAIDDRYHKDKIVSHNGNAIEAFNISTASEILRHDLTDVGIIGIDEVQFFEDEVVKIAEHLASQGHRVITAGLDMDFRGRPFRPIPELLSVSEIVTKLQAVCAVCGASSSRTQRLIDGKPAKIDDPIILVGANESYEPRCRAHHVVAPSDNDKEEL
- the prfA gene encoding peptide chain release factor 1, yielding MFDQLDIVEERYEQLNELLSDPDVVNDSSKLRAYSKEQADLQKTVEVYRDYKQVNEDIGEIETMLNDTKDKDEIEMLKEELQSSKERIPQLEEELKFLLIPKDPNDDKNVILEIRAAAGGDEAAIFAGDLFRMYSRYSETLGYKTDVVEMNDSDHGGYKEISVMIQGQGAYSKLKYENGAHRVQRVPETESGGRIHTSTATVAVLPEAEDVEVEIRNEDIKIDTYRSSGAGGQHVNTTDSAVRITHLPTGTVVTSQDEKSQIKNREKAMKVLKARVYDMKVQEEEAKYASERKSAVGTGDRSERIRTYNYPQNRVTDHRIGLTIQKLDQVMEGKLDEIIDALTMSEQTEKLKELNNGEI
- the prmC gene encoding peptide chain release factor N(5)-glutamine methyltransferase, with translation MVKFKDFINDAKAKCATKDLDTSSVDWLIMDLFDWNRTDMIMKQNKIPTEMEQNKLDDAFERLYQGEPVQYIVGFQSFYGEVFDVNQHCLIPRPETEEVMLHFLDELPDNSKVVDIGTGSGNIPVMLKKLNKSLEVFATDISLEALKVAKSNAQKHEVDINFLHGDCLTPLIEQQITVDGLISNPPYIDRKDIDIMTNSVVNFEPDSALFADDNGLAIYKSILEDLPHVLNDNAKVVFEIGFNQAEILKTIIESLYSHIDVKIIQDINNNDRIISFNW
- a CDS encoding L-threonylcarbamoyladenylate synthase translates to MDTKTWDFRNINALLSANDDVQEIKRIYQQGGLIALPTETVYGLGGNAKDDDAVKAIYEAKGRPSDNPLIVHIHSMDQLADFTQNISVETITLMQHFWPGPISFIVPLKSGYLCDRVSGGLSSIAVRMPSHKVGRYILQQVDLPIAAPSANLSGRPSPTLFEHVYQDLNGRVDGIINGDQSEEGLESTVLDCTVYPFRIARPGAITKQMIEEVIPHSVEAFTDFNNEKPIAPGMKYKHYAPDTPLTIIRNFNKMPTTVQEWQNIAFIVPDNKKHLVPHNAQFISLCTDTKDLKGANHNLYTILHRLDNDTNIKHAYIYGFKDTEQSNAYMNRLMKAASQQIIEGDDL
- a CDS encoding low molecular weight protein arginine phosphatase, with the protein product MRIIFVCTGNTCRSPLAESIAKNELDECVIESRGLFAMDGSPISKNSQEIIAEKSLPESSTAKSFSTDDLAADYIFTMTETHKHSLFNQYGKQKNIYTIKEFIGEKGDISDPFGGNKSDYEAIFEELSSLIVKVKQKIMET